One genomic segment of Streptomyces liangshanensis includes these proteins:
- a CDS encoding ABC transporter ATP-binding protein, whose protein sequence is MATHLQGPVTPVNGADAVRVTGLTRAFGGQPVIDHLDLTLRAGEFTALLGRSGCGKSTLLRVLAGLDRDIEGSVLVPKRRAVAFQSPRLMPWKRVWRNVLLGLDGKPDRAVAEEALAEVGLAHRSGAWPKTLSGGEAQRASLARALVREPDLLLLDEPFGALDALTRIKAQQLVAELWQRRGCAVLLVTHDVEEALLLADRALVMRDGVIAYETPIALDRPRSVGDPAFAALRTRLLTELGVDEPAATPGTNRAA, encoded by the coding sequence ATGGCGACCCACCTTCAAGGGCCAGTGACCCCCGTGAACGGCGCCGACGCCGTACGGGTCACCGGCCTGACCCGTGCCTTCGGCGGCCAGCCGGTGATAGACCACCTCGATCTCACCCTCCGCGCGGGCGAGTTCACCGCCCTCCTCGGCCGCAGCGGCTGCGGCAAGTCGACCCTGCTGCGGGTCCTGGCCGGGCTCGACCGCGACATCGAGGGAAGCGTGCTCGTGCCGAAGCGGCGCGCGGTCGCGTTCCAGTCGCCGCGGCTGATGCCGTGGAAACGCGTCTGGCGCAACGTACTACTCGGCCTCGACGGCAAGCCCGACCGGGCCGTCGCCGAGGAGGCGTTGGCGGAGGTCGGCCTCGCGCACCGGTCCGGCGCCTGGCCCAAGACCCTGTCCGGCGGTGAGGCGCAGCGCGCCTCACTGGCCAGGGCGCTCGTACGGGAGCCCGATCTGCTCCTGCTCGACGAGCCGTTCGGCGCGCTCGACGCGCTCACCCGCATCAAGGCCCAGCAGTTGGTGGCCGAGTTGTGGCAGCGGCGCGGCTGCGCCGTCCTGCTCGTGACGCACGACGTGGAGGAGGCGCTGCTGCTCGCCGACCGCGCCCTGGTGATGCGTGACGGTGTGATCGCGTACGAGACGCCGATCGCCCTGGACCGGCCGCGCTCCGTCGGCGACCCCGCCTTCGCCGCCCTGCGCACCCGCCTGCTCACCGAGCTGGGCGTCGACGAACCCGCCGCTACCCCCGGGACGAACCGTGCCGCGTAA
- a CDS encoding ABC transporter ATP-binding protein has protein sequence MNPHVNPHASTWTPSPSNRNSTGTSPGTGPAADISAGTKAVDGTGARPDGPDSGAPGQEQPAELRRIFRLFRPYRGRLAVVGLLVGASSLVSVASPFLLREILDTAIPQGRTGLLSLLALGMILTAVVNSVFGVLQTLISTTVGQRVMHDLRTGVYAQLQRMPLAFFTRTRTGEVQSRIANDIGGMQATVTSTATSLVSNLTAVVATVVAMLALDWRLTLVSMLLLPVFVWISRRVGRERKKITTQRQRQMATMAANITESLSVSGILLGRTMGRADSLTKAFADESEQLVDLEVRSNMAGRWRMSTIGIVMAAMPAVIYWVAGLALHASGTAVSIGTLVAFVSLQQGLFRPAVSLLSTGVQMQTSLALFQRIFEYLDLRVDITEPAEPVRLDKIGGEVRFEGVDFSYEGKGGRTLSGIDLTVPAGGSLAVVGPTGSGKSTLSYLVPRLYDVTGGRVLLDGVDVRDLDFDTLARAVGVVSQETYLFHASVAENLRFAKPDATDEEIETAARAAQIHDHIASLPDGYDTLVGERGYRFSGGEKQRLAIARTILRDPPVLILDEATSALDTRTEQAVQQAIDALSEGRTTLTIAHRLSTIRDADQIVVLDAGRVVERGTHEELLREDGRYAALVRRDTRPAGAGESLPPAEDLAALAPRG, from the coding sequence ATGAACCCGCACGTGAATCCGCACGCCTCCACCTGGACACCCTCGCCCAGCAACAGGAACAGCACTGGGACCAGCCCCGGCACCGGTCCGGCCGCCGACATCAGCGCCGGCACCAAGGCCGTCGACGGTACCGGCGCAAGACCCGACGGCCCCGACAGCGGCGCGCCCGGCCAGGAGCAGCCCGCCGAGCTGCGGCGCATCTTCCGTCTCTTCCGCCCCTACCGCGGCCGTCTCGCCGTCGTGGGCCTGCTCGTCGGCGCCTCGTCGCTGGTCTCCGTCGCCTCGCCGTTCCTGCTGCGCGAGATCCTCGACACCGCGATCCCCCAAGGGCGTACGGGCCTGCTGAGCCTGCTCGCCCTCGGCATGATCCTCACCGCCGTCGTCAACAGCGTGTTCGGCGTCCTCCAGACCCTCATCTCCACGACGGTCGGCCAGCGCGTCATGCACGACCTGCGCACCGGCGTGTACGCCCAGCTCCAGCGCATGCCGCTCGCCTTCTTCACCAGGACCCGGACCGGCGAGGTCCAGTCGCGCATCGCCAACGACATCGGCGGCATGCAGGCGACCGTGACCTCCACCGCGACCTCCCTGGTCTCCAACCTCACGGCCGTCGTCGCCACGGTCGTCGCGATGCTCGCGCTGGACTGGCGGCTCACGCTCGTCTCCATGCTCCTGCTGCCGGTCTTCGTGTGGATCAGCCGCCGCGTCGGCCGCGAGCGCAAGAAGATCACCACCCAGCGCCAGCGCCAGATGGCCACGATGGCGGCCAACATCACCGAGTCGCTTTCCGTCAGCGGCATCCTCCTCGGCCGCACGATGGGCCGGGCCGACTCGCTCACGAAGGCGTTCGCCGACGAGTCCGAGCAGCTCGTGGATCTGGAAGTGCGGTCGAACATGGCCGGACGCTGGCGCATGTCGACCATCGGCATCGTGATGGCCGCCATGCCCGCGGTCATCTACTGGGTCGCGGGCCTCGCGCTGCACGCGAGCGGGACCGCCGTCTCCATCGGCACGCTCGTCGCCTTCGTCTCGCTCCAGCAGGGCCTGTTCCGCCCGGCGGTGAGCCTGCTCTCCACCGGTGTGCAGATGCAGACGTCCCTGGCGCTCTTCCAGCGCATCTTCGAATACCTCGACCTGCGGGTCGACATCACCGAGCCCGCCGAGCCCGTCCGTCTCGACAAGATCGGCGGCGAGGTCCGCTTCGAGGGCGTCGACTTCAGTTACGAGGGCAAGGGCGGCCGGACCCTGAGCGGCATCGACCTCACGGTCCCGGCCGGCGGCAGCCTCGCCGTCGTCGGGCCCACGGGATCCGGCAAGTCGACCCTCAGCTACCTGGTGCCCCGGCTGTACGACGTGACCGGCGGCCGGGTCCTCCTCGACGGGGTGGACGTACGGGACCTGGACTTCGACACCCTCGCCCGCGCGGTCGGAGTCGTCTCCCAGGAGACCTACCTCTTCCACGCGTCCGTCGCCGAGAACCTCCGCTTCGCCAAGCCGGACGCCACGGACGAGGAGATCGAGACGGCCGCCAGGGCCGCCCAGATCCACGACCACATCGCCTCGCTGCCCGACGGGTACGACACCCTCGTCGGCGAGCGCGGATACCGGTTCTCCGGCGGCGAGAAGCAGCGCCTGGCCATCGCCAGGACGATCCTGCGCGACCCGCCCGTCCTGATCCTGGACGAGGCCACCAGCGCGCTGGACACCCGTACGGAACAGGCGGTGCAGCAGGCCATCGACGCGCTCTCCGAAGGACGTACCACCCTCACCATCGCCCACCGGCTCTCCACGATCAGGGACGCCGACCAGATCGTCGTCCTGGACGCGGGGCGCGTCGTGGAGCGGGGCACGCACGAGGAGCTGCTGCGGGAGGACGGGCGGTACGCGGCGCTGGTCCGCAGGGACACGCGGCCCGCGGGGGCCGGGGAGAGCCTGCCCCCGGCGGAGGACCTGGCGGCGCTCGCGCCCCGGGGCTGA
- a CDS encoding MarR family winged helix-turn-helix transcriptional regulator → MDTPDADGMLAEQLLRLTRRLHRLQKRQLEPIGITPAQARLLRTVATYDTPPRMADLAARLEVVPRAVTTLVDGLEASGWVRRAPDPTNRRVVRIELTDTGTATLKSLRLARRSAATEILAPLTGEQRETLGGLLEALVDGTAARRC, encoded by the coding sequence ATGGACACCCCCGATGCCGACGGCATGCTGGCCGAGCAGCTGTTGCGTCTGACCCGGCGGCTCCATCGCCTCCAGAAGCGCCAGCTGGAGCCGATCGGCATCACGCCCGCGCAGGCGAGACTGCTGCGCACGGTCGCGACGTACGACACCCCGCCCCGGATGGCCGATCTGGCCGCGCGGCTGGAAGTGGTCCCCCGCGCGGTGACCACGCTGGTCGACGGTCTGGAGGCGAGCGGCTGGGTCCGCCGCGCCCCCGACCCGACCAATCGCAGGGTGGTACGGATCGAGCTGACCGACACCGGCACGGCCACGCTCAAGTCGCTTCGCCTGGCCCGGCGTTCGGCCGCCACGGAGATCCTGGCGCCGCTGACCGGCGAGCAGCGCGAGACGCTGGGCGGGCTGCTGGAGGCCCTGGTCGACGGGACGGCGGCGCGGCGCTGCTGA
- a CDS encoding NAD(P)-binding domain-containing protein: MSDFGVRDIDVVVIGAGQAGLSGAHHLRRSGLEPDRDFVVLDHAPRPGGAWQFRWPSLTYGRVHGMHSLPGMELTTAAADDERPSSEVIAAYFAAYEDRFDLRVHRPVDVTAVREGGAGRLRVETSEGVWWARALINATGTWDRPFWPRYPGQETFLGRQLHTAHYPGPGAFAGLRVVVVGGGASGTQHLIEIAEVAADTTWVTRRPPVFREGPFGEEQGRAAVALVEERVRQGLPPLSVVSVTGLPVNEAITKAREEGVLDRLPMFDRITPTGVAWDDGRTVEADVILWATGFRAAVDHLAPLRLREPGGGIKVEETRAVRDERVHLVGYGPSASTIGANRAGRAAVRDIRRLLARVPEPV; the protein is encoded by the coding sequence GTGAGTGACTTCGGCGTACGCGACATCGATGTGGTGGTCATAGGCGCCGGGCAGGCGGGTCTGTCCGGCGCCCACCACCTGCGCCGGTCGGGCCTGGAGCCCGACCGGGACTTCGTCGTGCTCGACCACGCCCCGCGGCCGGGCGGTGCCTGGCAGTTCCGGTGGCCCTCGCTCACGTACGGCAGGGTCCACGGCATGCACTCGCTGCCCGGCATGGAACTGACCACGGCGGCGGCCGACGACGAGCGCCCCTCCTCGGAGGTGATCGCCGCCTACTTCGCCGCGTACGAGGACCGTTTCGACCTGCGGGTGCACCGGCCGGTGGACGTGACGGCGGTACGTGAGGGCGGGGCGGGACGGCTCCGGGTCGAGACGTCCGAGGGGGTCTGGTGGGCGCGGGCGCTGATCAACGCCACCGGCACCTGGGACCGGCCGTTCTGGCCGCGCTACCCCGGCCAGGAGACCTTCCTGGGGCGGCAGTTGCACACGGCGCACTACCCGGGCCCCGGCGCGTTCGCCGGTCTGCGGGTCGTGGTGGTGGGCGGCGGCGCCTCCGGGACCCAGCACCTGATCGAGATCGCGGAGGTGGCGGCGGACACGACCTGGGTGACCCGGCGGCCGCCCGTCTTCCGCGAGGGCCCGTTCGGCGAGGAGCAGGGCCGGGCGGCCGTCGCCCTCGTGGAGGAACGGGTCCGCCAGGGGCTTCCGCCGCTGAGCGTGGTGTCCGTGACCGGGCTGCCGGTGAACGAGGCGATCACGAAGGCCCGCGAGGAAGGCGTCCTGGACCGGCTGCCGATGTTCGACCGGATCACCCCGACGGGCGTGGCCTGGGACGACGGGCGGACGGTCGAGGCCGACGTGATCCTCTGGGCGACCGGCTTCCGGGCGGCCGTGGACCATCTGGCGCCGCTGAGGCTGCGGGAGCCGGGCGGCGGCATCAAGGTCGAGGAGACCAGGGCCGTACGGGACGAGCGGGTGCACCTGGTGGGGTACGGGCCTTCGGCCTCGACGATCGGCGCGAACCGGGCGGGCCGGGCGGCGGTACGGGACATCAGGCGGCTGCTGGCGCGGGTGCCCGAGCCGGTGTGA
- a CDS encoding pyridoxamine 5'-phosphate oxidase family protein: MRETPEELDKLQSLLGSSLSGSTAHLRSIVEGRTITAAQLTGVLTGMCALALSTVTAKGEPRISGVDGHFLHGRWHFGTARNAAKARHLAARPAASVAHMRGEDLGVFTHGTVEELNPEGAETTADWQELLAYLQDFYGDDTFDWNREVVYYRLNPHWMTVYAPDLDKLTGT; this comes from the coding sequence ATGCGCGAAACCCCGGAAGAACTCGACAAGCTCCAGTCCCTCCTCGGCTCCTCCCTCTCCGGCTCGACCGCACACCTCCGCTCGATCGTCGAGGGCCGCACCATCACGGCGGCGCAGCTCACCGGGGTCCTCACCGGCATGTGCGCGCTCGCCCTCTCCACGGTGACCGCGAAGGGCGAACCGCGGATCAGCGGCGTCGACGGGCACTTCCTGCACGGTCGGTGGCACTTCGGCACGGCGCGCAACGCCGCCAAGGCCCGTCATCTCGCGGCCCGTCCGGCCGCCAGCGTCGCGCACATGCGCGGCGAGGACCTCGGCGTGTTCACCCACGGCACGGTGGAGGAGCTGAACCCCGAGGGCGCCGAGACCACGGCCGACTGGCAGGAACTCCTCGCCTACTTGCAGGACTTCTACGGCGACGACACCTTCGACTGGAACCGCGAGGTCGTCTACTACCGGCTGAACCCGCACTGGATGACCGTCTACGCCCCCGACCTCGACAAGCTCACCGGCACGTGA
- a CDS encoding SDR family NAD(P)-dependent oxidoreductase produces the protein MEIPMSTHAGKIAVVTGASGGMGAVFAQRLADRGYDLLLVARDKARLESLAAAITARTGRRAEVLVADLTQDAELARVEERLRTDTAVRVLINNAGGGLFGPLATIDPSAASALIELNVTAFTKLAAAAAAGLGAQGDGVIVNVSSALAVGVLPISAVYSGTKAYVLSFTQALAKELAGTGVRVQTFMPGATGTGFWNGSGLELADIPDGLVMSVTDAVDAAFAGLDAGETVTVPSLPDSDWSKLRADMQTLAPRFSGSEPAARYSDRRTGDTQQPK, from the coding sequence ATGGAGATTCCCATGAGCACACATGCCGGCAAGATCGCCGTCGTCACCGGAGCATCCGGAGGCATGGGGGCGGTGTTCGCTCAGCGGTTGGCCGACCGTGGGTACGACCTGCTCCTGGTAGCCCGGGACAAAGCCCGTCTCGAATCCCTGGCCGCCGCCATCACCGCGCGCACCGGCAGGCGCGCCGAGGTCCTGGTCGCCGACCTGACCCAGGACGCTGAACTTGCCCGCGTCGAGGAGCGGTTGCGTACCGACACAGCGGTCCGCGTGCTGATCAACAACGCGGGCGGGGGGCTCTTCGGACCGTTGGCGACCATCGATCCGAGCGCTGCGAGTGCGCTGATCGAACTGAACGTGACCGCCTTCACGAAGCTGGCAGCCGCGGCGGCCGCCGGGCTCGGCGCTCAGGGTGACGGTGTCATCGTCAACGTCTCCTCCGCTCTGGCGGTCGGCGTCCTGCCGATCAGCGCCGTGTACAGCGGAACAAAGGCGTACGTTCTGAGTTTCACCCAGGCCCTCGCAAAGGAACTCGCCGGCACCGGAGTACGCGTACAGACCTTCATGCCAGGGGCAACGGGCACCGGCTTCTGGAACGGCTCCGGCCTCGAACTCGCCGACATACCTGACGGGTTGGTCATGTCGGTCACTGACGCGGTGGACGCGGCCTTCGCCGGTCTCGACGCCGGGGAAACCGTGACCGTACCGTCTCTACCCGACTCCGACTGGTCGAAGCTGCGGGCGGACATGCAGACCCTCGCCCCCCGTTTCTCGGGCTCCGAGCCCGCAGCCCGCTACAGCGACCGACGCACAGGTGACACTCAGCAGCCGAAGTGA
- a CDS encoding putative leader peptide produces MLRSALLTTRGHIDLLRVASAACCRGC; encoded by the coding sequence ATGTTGCGTTCAGCTCTGCTCACCACGCGCGGTCACATCGACCTGCTGCGGGTGGCTTCCGCCGCGTGTTGTCGCGGCTGCTGA
- a CDS encoding LLM class flavin-dependent oxidoreductase, which produces MSIHLHWFLPTGGDGRTLVDRHAYTDGGITRTGNTAVTGIRAPDVDYLAQIAKAAERLGFEGVLTPTGTWCEDAWLTTVALSQHTDRLKFLVAFRPGVISPVLAAQMASTYQRITRGRLMLNVVTGGDSTEQRRFGDHLDHDRRYARTAEFLQVVRGVWGGQPFDFDGQHYQVEGGLTALPPDPLPPVFFGGSSAAAGPVAAAHTDVYLTWGEPPAQVKEKIDWIRGLAEERGRTVRFGIRMHTISRDSAKDAWATANRLLDDLDPETVAAAQKALGRSESVGQQRMLALHGGTRDQLEIAPNLWAGVGLVRGGAGTALVGSHADVADRIEEYHALGIEHFVLSGYPHLEEAYWFGEGVTPELARRGLLAELAPLPGAAAGGGAPLLVSGGR; this is translated from the coding sequence ATGAGCATCCACCTGCACTGGTTCCTCCCGACGGGCGGTGACGGGCGCACGCTCGTGGACCGTCACGCGTACACCGACGGGGGCATCACCCGCACGGGGAACACCGCCGTGACGGGGATCCGCGCGCCCGACGTCGACTACCTGGCGCAGATCGCCAAGGCGGCCGAACGCCTCGGCTTCGAGGGCGTGTTGACGCCCACGGGCACCTGGTGCGAGGACGCCTGGCTCACGACGGTGGCGCTCTCCCAGCACACCGACCGGCTCAAGTTCCTGGTGGCGTTCCGGCCCGGGGTGATCTCCCCCGTACTGGCGGCGCAGATGGCGTCCACGTACCAGCGCATCACCCGCGGCCGGCTGATGCTCAACGTGGTGACCGGCGGCGACTCCACCGAGCAGCGGCGCTTCGGCGACCACCTCGACCACGACCGGCGCTACGCCAGGACGGCGGAGTTCCTCCAGGTGGTACGGGGGGTGTGGGGCGGGCAGCCGTTCGACTTCGACGGGCAGCACTACCAGGTCGAGGGCGGGCTGACGGCGCTGCCGCCCGACCCGCTGCCACCGGTGTTCTTCGGGGGTTCCTCGGCGGCCGCGGGGCCGGTCGCCGCCGCGCACACCGACGTCTACCTGACCTGGGGCGAGCCCCCGGCGCAGGTGAAGGAGAAGATCGACTGGATCCGGGGGCTCGCGGAGGAGCGGGGCCGTACGGTCCGCTTCGGCATCCGGATGCACACCATCTCGCGGGACTCCGCGAAGGACGCCTGGGCCACGGCGAACCGGTTGCTGGACGACCTCGACCCGGAGACGGTCGCCGCCGCGCAGAAGGCGCTCGGCAGGAGCGAGTCCGTCGGCCAGCAGCGGATGCTCGCGCTGCACGGCGGCACCCGCGACCAGCTGGAGATCGCGCCCAACCTGTGGGCGGGGGTCGGGCTGGTACGGGGTGGGGCCGGGACCGCGCTGGTGGGCAGCCACGCCGATGTCGCCGACCGGATCGAGGAGTACCACGCCCTGGGGATCGAGCACTTCGTGCTGTCGGGCTACCCGCACCTGGAGGAGGCGTACTGGTTCGGGGAGGGCGTGACGCCGGAGCTGGCGCGGCGCGGGCTGCTCGCGGAGCTGGCGCCGCTGCCGGGGGCCGCGGCGGGGGGCGGGGCGCCGCTGCTGGTGTCCGGAGGGCGCTGA
- a CDS encoding YjbQ family protein: protein MPDAFTTRILNVTTGPEETVSDLTAACEQFLHDTAAGRDGLLNIFVPHATAGVAIIETGAGSDDDLLAALHTLLPADNRWQHRHGTPGHGRDHVLPALVPPHATLPVLSGQLELGTWQSVCLVDTNKDNPTRQVRLSFLG, encoded by the coding sequence ATGCCAGACGCCTTCACCACCAGGATCCTGAACGTCACCACCGGCCCGGAAGAGACGGTGTCCGACCTGACGGCCGCCTGCGAACAGTTCCTCCACGACACCGCCGCGGGCCGCGACGGCCTGCTCAACATCTTCGTCCCGCACGCCACGGCGGGCGTGGCGATCATCGAAACGGGGGCCGGCAGCGACGACGACCTGCTGGCGGCCCTGCACACCCTCCTCCCGGCGGACAACCGCTGGCAACACCGCCACGGCACCCCCGGCCACGGCAGGGACCACGTACTCCCGGCCCTGGTCCCCCCACACGCCACCCTCCCGGTCCTGTCCGGCCAACTGGAGCTGGGCACGTGGCAGTCGGTCTGCCTGGTCGACACCAACAAGGACAATCCAACCCGCCAGGTCCGCCTGAGCTTCCTGGGCTGA
- a CDS encoding ABC transporter substrate-binding protein, with translation MPRNRRGLSAALLLSLTLLVSACSTDGNTASSVGLGGGGNTDGKGAVTLNVGDQKGGSEAILRAAGELKDLPYRVKWSTFTSGPPMLEAVNAGAVDIGTVGNTPPVFAAGAKSKIVVVAAVHGDPAGEAILVPKNSPLKKTTDLKGRTVAVAQGSSAHFQLIASLKAAGLKLSDIKVTLLQPADALAAFNSGKVDAWAVWDPYTSQVLGSGKGRILTNGQGVVNGLTVQVAAPAALKDKKKEQAIGDLITRLRRAQDWVYEHPEAWAKVWAKDTGLPYDVALAAVKRSYGTRVPVALDKDAIASEQQIADTFADLKLIPRHFDFADYVDGRFNDNLPPSTSPARSYGKAPSS, from the coding sequence GTGCCGCGTAACCGACGAGGGCTGTCCGCCGCCCTCCTCCTCTCCCTCACCCTCCTCGTCTCCGCCTGCTCCACCGACGGCAACACCGCGTCGAGTGTGGGTCTCGGCGGTGGCGGCAACACCGACGGCAAGGGAGCGGTCACCCTCAATGTCGGTGACCAGAAGGGCGGTTCGGAGGCGATCCTGCGCGCCGCCGGGGAACTGAAGGACCTCCCCTACCGGGTGAAGTGGTCCACCTTCACCTCAGGACCCCCGATGCTCGAAGCCGTCAACGCCGGTGCGGTGGACATCGGTACGGTCGGCAACACCCCGCCCGTCTTCGCCGCCGGTGCCAAGTCGAAGATCGTGGTCGTGGCCGCCGTGCACGGCGACCCCGCCGGTGAGGCGATCCTCGTCCCCAAGAACTCGCCCCTCAAGAAGACCACCGACCTCAAGGGCCGGACGGTGGCGGTCGCCCAGGGCAGCTCGGCCCACTTCCAGCTGATCGCGTCGCTCAAGGCCGCCGGCCTGAAGCTCTCCGACATCAAGGTGACCCTGCTCCAGCCCGCCGACGCGCTCGCCGCCTTCAACAGCGGCAAGGTCGACGCCTGGGCGGTCTGGGATCCGTACACCTCGCAGGTCCTGGGCAGTGGCAAGGGCCGGATCCTGACCAACGGCCAGGGTGTGGTCAACGGGCTCACCGTCCAGGTCGCCGCGCCCGCCGCGCTCAAGGACAAGAAGAAGGAACAGGCGATCGGCGACCTCATCACGCGGCTGCGCCGGGCCCAGGACTGGGTGTACGAGCACCCGGAGGCGTGGGCGAAGGTCTGGGCGAAGGACACCGGGCTGCCCTACGACGTGGCCCTCGCCGCGGTGAAGCGCAGTTACGGCACCCGGGTGCCGGTCGCGCTCGACAAGGATGCGATCGCCTCCGAGCAGCAGATCGCCGACACCTTCGCCGATCTGAAGCTGATCCCCCGCCACTTCGACTTCGCGGACTACGTGGACGGCCGCTTCAACGACAACCTGCCGCCGTCGACCTCCCCGGCGCGCAGCTACGGAAAGGCCCCCTCCTCATGA
- the mltG gene encoding endolytic transglycosylase MltG — protein MTYEPVRRRPGRRPRLTGRGRLVLMAGAVLVIAAAVLVPVLIDRGSEGPGPGRLVVPEGQRAAQVYASVDRALGLAAGTTREKAASVPLDLPPAARDNPEGYLFPATYPVNAESTPASLLSFMVNTANQRFGAHHISDGARLDDVSVYQTVTLASIVQAEAATASDMGKVSRVIHNRLARGMALQMDSTINYGLRRSTLDTTYQDTGIDSPYNTYERKGLPPTPIGNPGNEALNAAVRPTRGNWLYFVTVAPGDTRFTASYAEQRRNVAEFNANRRAASRTG, from the coding sequence ATGACCTACGAGCCTGTGAGGCGCCGGCCGGGGCGCCGCCCCCGGCTGACGGGCCGGGGCCGCCTGGTCCTCATGGCCGGGGCCGTGCTGGTCATCGCGGCCGCGGTGCTGGTGCCCGTACTGATCGACCGGGGCTCGGAAGGCCCGGGACCGGGCAGGCTGGTCGTCCCCGAGGGACAGCGGGCCGCGCAGGTGTACGCCTCCGTGGACCGTGCCCTGGGCCTGGCCGCCGGTACGACGCGCGAGAAGGCCGCGTCCGTACCGCTCGACCTCCCGCCGGCCGCGAGGGACAACCCGGAGGGCTACCTGTTCCCGGCGACGTACCCGGTGAACGCGGAGAGCACCCCGGCGAGTCTGCTCAGCTTCATGGTCAACACCGCGAACCAGCGGTTCGGCGCGCACCACATCAGCGACGGGGCCCGGCTCGACGACGTGAGCGTCTACCAGACCGTCACCCTCGCGAGCATCGTGCAGGCGGAGGCCGCCACGGCGTCCGACATGGGCAAGGTCTCCCGGGTCATCCACAACCGGCTCGCCCGGGGCATGGCGCTCCAGATGGACTCCACCATCAACTACGGGCTCCGGCGCAGCACGCTCGACACCACGTACCAGGACACGGGCATCGACAGCCCGTACAACACGTACGAACGCAAGGGCCTGCCGCCCACGCCGATCGGGAATCCGGGCAACGAGGCGCTGAACGCGGCCGTGCGCCCGACGCGGGGGAACTGGCTGTACTTCGTCACCGTGGCGCCGGGGGACACCCGCTTCACGGCCAGTTACGCGGAGCAGCGGCGGAACGTGGCGGAGTTCAACGCGAACCGGCGGGCCGCGAGCCGCACCGGCTGA
- a CDS encoding winged helix-turn-helix transcriptional regulator has translation MRSYGQYCSIARGLDVIEDRWTLLIVRELLLQGPSRFTELKRGLPGVATNLLSTRLKELEAAGLITREDAPPPIATALYQLSETGHALQPVLKEIGLWGLRFTVDKRPDDAFQAL, from the coding sequence ATGCGTAGTTATGGGCAGTACTGCTCGATAGCCCGCGGGCTGGATGTCATCGAGGACCGCTGGACGCTGCTGATCGTCCGGGAGCTGCTGCTGCAGGGCCCGTCCCGGTTCACGGAGCTGAAGCGGGGGCTGCCGGGCGTCGCGACGAACCTCCTGTCGACCCGCCTCAAGGAACTCGAAGCGGCGGGGCTGATCACGCGCGAGGACGCGCCGCCACCCATCGCCACCGCCCTCTACCAGCTGAGCGAGACCGGCCACGCGCTCCAGCCCGTCCTGAAGGAGATCGGGCTGTGGGGGCTGCGGTTCACGGTCGACAAACGGCCCGACGACGCGTTCCAGGCCCTATGA
- a CDS encoding ABC transporter permease, whose protein sequence is MTVDHAPPNLPGAPSEDRPAELETVTLAAASAGRSPLRSVPRWLRRTVGPLLLLVVWQVLSSTGVLHADTLASPLTIARAAGDLTADGTLPTAMGVSLQRVAAGLLIGGVVGVALALASGLSRLGEDLIDATVQMLRTVPFIGLIPLLIIWLGIGEAPKIALISLGVAFHLYLNVYAGIRGVDEQLIEAGQSLGLGRWGLVRHVILPGALPGAMTGLRYSLATAWLALVFGETINADSGIGFLMNQARDFFRTDVIVVCLIVYAFLGLIADAVVRTLERLLLQWRPTFKGQ, encoded by the coding sequence ATGACCGTCGACCATGCCCCGCCGAACCTCCCCGGCGCCCCGTCCGAGGACCGGCCCGCCGAACTGGAGACCGTCACGCTCGCCGCCGCCTCGGCGGGCCGTTCCCCCCTGCGTTCCGTCCCCCGCTGGCTGCGCAGGACGGTCGGGCCGCTGCTGCTGCTCGTCGTGTGGCAGGTGCTCAGCTCGACCGGGGTCCTGCACGCCGACACCCTCGCCTCGCCCCTCACCATCGCGCGGGCCGCCGGTGACCTGACGGCGGACGGCACCCTGCCGACCGCCATGGGCGTGTCGCTCCAGCGGGTCGCCGCCGGGCTGCTGATCGGCGGGGTCGTGGGGGTCGCGCTCGCCCTCGCCTCCGGGCTCTCGCGGCTCGGCGAGGACCTGATCGACGCGACCGTGCAAATGCTACGGACCGTGCCGTTCATCGGGCTGATCCCGCTCCTCATCATCTGGCTGGGCATCGGCGAGGCGCCGAAGATCGCGCTGATCTCGCTCGGTGTCGCCTTCCACCTGTACCTCAACGTGTACGCCGGGATCCGCGGCGTCGACGAGCAACTCATCGAGGCGGGGCAGTCGTTGGGGCTGGGACGGTGGGGGCTCGTCCGGCACGTCATCCTGCCGGGCGCCCTGCCCGGCGCGATGACCGGGCTGCGGTACTCGCTCGCCACCGCCTGGCTGGCCCTGGTCTTCGGCGAGACCATCAACGCCGACTCCGGGATCGGCTTCCTCATGAACCAGGCCCGCGACTTCTTCCGTACCGACGTCATCGTCGTCTGCCTGATCGTCTACGCCTTCCTCGGCCTGATCGCCGATGCCGTGGTCCGTACTCTCGAAAGGCTGTTGCTGCAATGGCGACCCACCTTCAAGGGCCAGTGA